In the Brassica napus cultivar Da-Ae chromosome A7, Da-Ae, whole genome shotgun sequence genome, one interval contains:
- the LOC106356943 gene encoding indole glucosinolate O-methyltransferase 5-like, which yields MKTFRAQLKDVVLEGGDAFARANGGLKLFDYMGTDERLSKLFNRTGFSVGVLQKFLEVYKGFEGVNVLVDVGGGVGNTLGFVTSKYPNIKGINFDLTCALTQAPSYPNVEHVAGDMFVEIPRGDAIILKRMLHDWTDEDCAKILKNCWKALPENGKVIIMELVIPDEAESADVQSNIAFDMDLLMLTQCSGGKERSRAEYEAMAANSGFASCQFVCQAYHLWVIEFSK from the exons atgaaaactttcagGGCACAACTGAAAGATGTGGTGCTAGAAGGAGGAGATGCATTTGCTCGTGCCAACGGTGGGTTGAAGCTCTTTGATTACATGGGCACAGATGAGAGACTAAGCAAACTCTTTAACAGGACTGGATTCAGCGTTGGGGTTTTACAGAAATTTCTAGAAGTGTACAAAGGCTTCGAAGGAGTTAATGTGTTGGTTGATGTAGGAGGAGGAGTTGGAAACACACTAGGTTTTGTTACTTCAAAGTATCCAAACATTAAGGGTATCAACTTTGATCTAACTTGTGCTTTGACACAAGCACCTTCTTATCCTAATGTGGAGCATGTGGCTGGAGATATGTTTGTAGAAATCCCAAGAGGAGATGCTATCATCCTGAAA CGTATGCTTCATGATTGGACTGATGAAGACTGTGCAAAGATTCTCAAGAATTGCTGGAAAGCGTTACCGGAGAATGGGAAAGTGATTATCATGGAACTAGTTATTCCAGATGAGGCAGAGAGTGCGGATGTGCAGTCCAACATTGCATTTGACATGGATTTGTTGATGCTCACACAATGCTCTGGAGGAAAAGAGAGATCACGAGCTGAGTATGAAGCTATGGCTGCAAACTCGGGTTTTGCCAGTTGCCAGTTTGTATGCCAAGCTTATCATTTGTGGGTCATTGAGTTCTCTAAATAG
- the LOC106356944 gene encoding egg cell-secreted protein 1.1-like yields MATKPAFVVSFTVMLMLMVASSTVTARSLMKPTVDAPSPSTSLVYRLRLDEETGYCWDSLMQLQHCSGELILFFLNGETYIGPGCCSAIRTVGSKCWPTMIGVLGFTAQEGDMLQGYCDDEHDEHTLAFSPLPPSVEFKHATVARSSNP; encoded by the coding sequence ATGGCTACCAAACCAGCTTTTGTGGTTAGCTTCACTGTGATGCTCATGCTCATGGTAGCTTCTTCCACAGTGACAGCACGATCTCTCATGAAACCAACCGTGGATGCACCTTCTCCTTCCACAAGCCTTGTGTACCGTCTTAGGCTTGATGAAGAAACAGGTTACTGCTGGGATTCATTGATGCAGCTCCAACACTGTTCTGGAGAGCTGATCTTGTTCTTTCTCAACGGTGAGACTTACATTGGCCCTGGGTGTTGCAGTGCTATAAGAACCGTGGGAAGCAAGTGTTGGCCTACTATGATCGGTGTTCTTGGTTTCACTGCTCAAGAAGGTGACATGCTCCAAGGTTAttgtgatgatgaacatgatgaaCATACTCTTGCCTTCTCACCACTTCCTCCTTCCGTGGAATTCAAGCATGCTACGGTTGCTAGATCTTCTAACCCTTGA
- the LOC106355692 gene encoding uncharacterized protein LOC106355692 translates to MDFHGMKRRKLQLLCKKHGIPANLKNVEMANRLASLFTDQTSPVRTRTMSDILSRCSVIESRRDEASADDGTLVTSEYKSENSTVEEEEEMEISKEDCTSVGHCVSNPESELGMPYEMELSANRHGDLSEEQADICKVGRLSVGHCVNRETLYEVNALSQHVPVNNAASSVLDDEDVFITPERKLMMMEQLSQNAKTCAAESVNHHSDEVVESHGVVFTTPEQVLLMGDSGREEVGKQEEHTSTESPVESDVLKNSQNGGASVKKPAQFNEEVGLSSEMHKAAVESPDESDVPGRHPFPEESELEEAAKSEEYKAVELQVDCDNFSGNCHDMFDVVTASESQSIMGNFEAPTARKQEQEEVEFKDESTLFTSFERCLLLGESAHDRHGTSQFQSHHDSSPKVGLKENSVVWGSHALAVDLGENTIRDSSGSIASKVFMPKGSLAENVDSVIDTIMECHPESELFVETCPSPSLVQLAESLPTCPILVKETVSTLIDEEDSKNNEEIVLKEHRCVAKLAEAEAVLENSDVFTTPERNLMMMEQVSQNEKTLAADSVNHQSDEAVESSYAVVFTTPEQVLLLGDYWIDEVGKQADSDNFTGANITTECHDMSNVLSASESQSIMGDFEPHIAGNQEREEVEFKDESAAFFTKFETCLLLGESAHDILGNNMSGSSPHDSSAIVILKDDSMDVGDNTVAVSSGSFTSNVSYSHEFNAGEETAGACLDAAQGPTKQSKRDSPHVDSANPFDLDIDGADTTMDAERNVSFSSYVLAGTCSLVPEESSPSTNIHDQINDALEELAITDELIETKVTTQKDDKGMLDSSGGSSA, encoded by the exons ATGGATTTTCATGGAATGAAGAGGAGGAAACTACAACTCCTATGCAAGAAGCATGGCATCCCTGCAAATCTGAAGAATGTCGAGATGGCTAACAGACTCGCTTCTCTTTTCACGGATCAGACAAGTCCGGTTAGGACTCGAACAATGAGTGATATACTGAGTAGATGTTCAGTTATTGAATCTCGACGAGATGAAGCCTCTGCTGATGATGGAACTCTTGTCACCTCTGAATACAAAAGTGAGAATAGCactgtagaagaagaagaggaaatggAGATTAGTAAGGAGGATTGTACGAGTGTTGGCCATTGTGTGAGCAACCCTGAGTCCGAGCTAGGCATGCCTTATGAGATGGAGCTATCAGCAAACCGACATGGAGACTTGTCTGAAGAACAAGCGGACATCTGTAAGGTTGGTCGTCTCAGTGTTGGTCATTGTGTAAACCGAGAGACGCTTTATGAGGTCAACGCTTTATCACAACATGTACCAGTTAACAACGCTGCTAGTAGTGTCCTCGACGATGAAGATGTGTTCATTACCCCAGAGAGGAAGTTAATGATGATGGAACAACTCAGCCAAAACGCAAAGACGTGTGCGGCTGAGTCAGTGAACCACCACAGTGATGAAGTAGTGGAGTCTCATGGTGTTGTTTTCACGACCCCTGAACAAGTTCTATTGATGGGTGATTCTGGGAGAGAGGAGGTGGGAAAGCAAGAGGAACATACATCCACAGAATCTCCTGTTGAATCTGATGTTCTCAAAAACAGCCAAAATGGAGGAGCAAGTGTGAAAAAGCCGGCGCAGTTCAATGAGGAAGTTGGATTATCGAGTGAGATGCACAAGGCGGCTGTAGAGTCTCCTGATGAGTCTGATGTTCCAGGAAGACATCCCTTTCCAGAAGAGTCTGAACTGGAAGAAGCTGCAAAAAGTGAAGAATACAAGGCTGTGGAATTGCAAGTTGACTGTGACAATTTCTCTGGTAACTGTCATGATATGTTTGATGTTGTCACTGCCTCTGAGAGCCAGTCCATTATGGGGAACTTTGAGGCACCCACTGCTAGGAAGCAAGAACAGGAGGAAGTGGAGTTCAAGGACGAGTCTACCTTATTCACTAGCTTTGAGAGATGTTTACTTCTGGGAGAGTCTGCACATGACAGACATGGCACAAGTCAGTTTCAAAGCCATCATGATTCTTCTCCCAAAGTTGGTTTGAAGGAGAACAGTGTGGTTTGGGGAAGTCACGCATTGGCTGTGGATTTAGGAGAAAACACCATTCGTGATTCAAGTGGTAGTATAGCATCCAAAGTTTTTATGCCAAAAGGTTCTCTAGCAGAGAATGTTGACTCAGTAATTGACACAATCATGGAGTGCCACCCTGAATCTGAACTATTTGTGGAAACATGTCCATCTCCTTCGTTGGTACAATTAGCGGAGAGCTTGCCTACTTGCCCTATCCTTGTTAAGGAGACTGTTTCAACACTTATTGACGAGGAAGATTCTAAAAACAATGAGGAAATTGTGCTCAAGGAGCATAGATGTGTAGCTAAGTTAGCAGAAGCAGAAG CGGTTCTGGAGAATTCAGATGTGTTCACTACCCCAGAGAGGAACTTAATGATGATGGAACAAGTCAGCCAAAATGAAAAAACGCTTGCAGCTGATTCAGTGAACCATCAAAGTGATGAAGCAGTAGAGTCTTCTTATGCTGTTGTTTTCACAACTCCTGAACAAGTTCTATTGCTTGGTGATTATTGGATAGATGAGGTGGGAAAGCAAGCTGACTCTGACAATTTTACTGGCGCCAATATTACTACTGAGTGTCATGATATGTCTAATGTTCTCTCCGCTTCTGAGAGCCAGTCTATTATGGGAGACTTTGAGCCACACATTGCTGGAAATCAAGAACGAGAGGAAGTGGAGTTCAAGGACGAGTCTGCTGCCTTCTTCACTAAGTTTGAGACTTGTTTGCTTCTGGGAGAGTCTGCACATGACATACTTGGTAACAATATGTCTGGCTCAAGCCCTCATGATTCTTCTGCCATAGTTATTTTGAAAGATGACAGTATGGATGTAGGAGACAACACCGTTGCTGTATCAAGTGGTAGTTTCACATCCAATGTTTCTTACAGCCATGAGTTTAATGCTGGGGAAGAAACTGCAGGTGCATGTCTAGATGCCGCACAAGGGCCAACAAAGCAAAGCAAAAGGGATTCTCCACATGTTGACTCAGCAAATCCTTTTGATCTTGACATTGATGGGGCAGACACAACCATGGATGCAGAAAGAAATGTTTCCTTCAGTTCCTATGTTCTTGCTGGAACCTGTTCCTTGGTGCCTG AAGAATCTAGCCCTTCCACAAACATTCATGATCAGATAAACGATGCCTTGGAGGAATTGGCAATAACAG ATGAGCTCATAGAAACAAAGGTAACAACTCAAAAAGACGACAAGGGTATGTTGGACTCTTCAGGTGGCTCTTCTGCTTAA
- the LOC106353503 gene encoding 5-formyltetrahydrofolate cyclo-ligase-like protein COG0212, with the protein MMIRLSSGIAANPRLQLNPFFNPQKPSSLHAQIVPLRRKNFSKLRDGDAFDAAAYESERLSLDAAAMETMAETARKEIESGQESDPKAWKWIIRKKMWDLMEARNYAMSPRPVHHRIPNFVGAPAAAAKLAELEAFRMANVVKVNPDSPQKQIRFLTLSGEKKLLTPQPRLRTGFFSVLESDFLKPETIREACTSVGVAKYGRAIGLDEKIKVDLIVIGSVAVNPQTGARLGKGEGFAELEYGILRYMGAIDDSTPVVTTIHDCQLVDDIPLEKLAIHDVPVDIICTPTRVIFTNTPIPKPQGIYWDKLSPEKLQQIRILRELKRRLEKETGRKLPTGPSEKLPPTADRKRR; encoded by the exons ATGATGATACGATTATCATCCGGAATCGCAGCTAATCCTCGTTTACAACTCAACCCCTTCTTCAATCCCCAGAAACCCTCTTCTCTCCACGCCCAAATCGTACCACTGAGGAGGAAGAACTTCTCCAAACTCCGCGACGGCGACGCTTTCGACGCTGCAGCTTACGAGTCAGAGCGTCTGAGCCTCGACGCGGCTGCGATGGAAACCATGGCCGAGACGGCGAGGAAGGAGATCGAGTCTGGTCAAGAGAGCGACCCGAAAGCGTGGAAATGGATAATCCGAAAGAAGATGTGGGATCTGATGGAAGCTCGGAACTACGCTATGAGCCCTAGACCCGTTCATCATCGCATCCCTAACTTCGTCGGCGCTCCGGCTGCCGCCGCGAAA TTAGCTGAGCTTGAAGCCTTTCGTATGGCTAATGTAGTGAAGGTTAATCCTGATTCGCCGCAGAAGCAAATCAGGTTTCTTACACTCTCTG GTGAGAAGAAGCTATTGACTCCTCAACCTAGGCTAAGAACAGGGTTCTTCTCTGTACTGGAATCTGATTTTTTGAAGCCTGAGACGATCAGAGAAGCTTGCACCTCTGTAGGAGTGGCCAAGTATGGAAGAGCGATTGGTCTCGATGAGAAAATCAAAGTGGATCTCATTGTCATTGGCTCTGTTGCTGTTAACCCTCAAACCGGTGCTCGGTTAGGGAAGGGAGAG GGTTTTGCGGAGCTTGAATATGGAATATTGCGTTACATGGGAGCTATTGATGATTCCACACCCGTTGTTACAACCA TACATGACTGTCAGCTCGTGGACGATATACCCCTAGAGAAACTGGCGATTCACGACGTTCCTGTGGATATCATATGCACTCCTACTCGAGTCATTTTCACAAATACTCCTATCCCCAAACCACAAGGAATCTATTGGGACAAACTGTCGCCGGAGAAGCTGCAACAGATTAGGATACTGAGAGAGCTAAAGAGGCGGTTGGAAAAGGAGACTGGCCGTAAACTTCCGACAGGACCATCCGAGAAGTTACCTCCCACGGCTGACCGCAAACGCCGATAA
- the LOC106353504 gene encoding uncharacterized protein At1g76660, with protein sequence MGSEQHRFPQHEQRKRWEGCFEVFSCFKSQKGGKRIVPASRIPEGGNASSSQPNGSHQADQATGGVNLSLLAPPSSPASFTNSALPSTAQSPNNCYLSLAANSPGGPSSSMYATGPYAHETQLVSPPPVFSTFTTEPSTAPFTPPPELAHLTTPSSPDVPYARFLTSKNSGKGHYSDLHSTYSLYPGSPASSLRSPISRASGDGLLSPQTGVSTPLQESNFFCPETFAKFYLDHDPQNGGRLSVSKDSDTSQNRQTRSPKRDMEELEAYRASFGFSADEVITTSHYVEITDVMDDSLLSPRDGQKLLRREANLLSQTSPKSEAGLDPPKSSSNGYKDHKPRNGIHADEEALLSRVGSVKGSRSYPTGFSSSDAEIEYSRGRSLREGRENRRRR encoded by the exons ATGGGCTCAGAGCAACATAGGTTTCCTCAGCACGAACAG AGGAAAAGGTGGGAAGGCTGTTTTGAAGTGTTCTCTTGTTTCAAGTCACAAAAAGGAGGAAAAAGAATAGTACCCGCCTCTCGCATTCCCGAAGGCGGCAATGCCTCATCCTCACAACCCAACGGATCTCACCAAGCTGACCAAGCTACAGGAGGAGTCAACTTATCTCTTCTAGCTCCACCTTCCTCTCCCGCTTCCTTCACCAACTCTGCTCTTCCTTCAACAGCTCAGTCCCCAAACAACTGCTACTTATCACTCGCTGCAAACTCACCAGGAGGCCCTTCTTCGAGCATGTACGCCACAGGACCCTACGCTCACGAAACCCAATTAGTCTCACCGCCTCCTGTCTTCTCCACGTTCACCACTGAGCCATCCACTGCTCCTTTCACTCCCCCTCCGGAGCTTGCTCATTTGACTACTCCTTCTTCACCTGATGTCCCTTACGCTCGCTTCTTGACTTCCAAGAACTCTGGCAAAGGTCATTACAGTGATCTTCACTCTACCTACTCTCTTTACCCTGGCAGTCCAGCCAGCTCTCTCAGATCGCCGATCTCTCGAGCTTCCGGAGACGGGCTACTGTCGCCTCAGACCGGTGTCTCCACGCCTTTGCAGGAGTCTAACTTCTTCTGTCCTGAAACGTTTGCAAAGTTTTACTTGGATCATGATCCTCAGAACGGTGGAAGGTTAAGCGTGTCCAAGGATTCAGATACTAGTCAGAATAGGCAGACGAGAAGTCCCAAGCGTGATATGGAGGAGTTGGAAGCTTACAGAGCTTCCTTTGGGTTTAGTGCAGATGAAGTTATTACAACTAGTCACTACGTTGAGATCACTGATGTGATGGATGATTCTTTGCTCTCTCCAAGAGATGGACAGAAGCTACTTAGAAGAGAAGCGAACTTGCTTAGTCAGACAAGTCCCAAATCAGAAGCTGGTCTTGATCCACCAAAGTCATCTTCAAATGGTTACAAAG ATCACAAACCAAGAAATGGTATTCATGCGGATGAAGAGGCTTTGTTATCGAGAGTGGGGTCTGTGAAAGGAAGCAGAAGCTATCCCACTGGTTTCTCAAGCTCTGATGCAGAGATTGAATACAGTAGAGGAAGAAGCTTAAGAGAAGGCAGAGAGAACAGACGCAGGAGATAG